In Acidisarcina polymorpha, the DNA window GGGCTCATCCTGTTTGAGCTGATCATGCGTTCCCGGCTTTCGATTGCGAAGTTTGGGATCAGTTTCTTTTTCACCCAGGCCTGGGATCCAGTTACGGGTGCTTTCGGGGCCCTGCCATTTATCTATGGGACGTTGGTCTCGTCGTTTCTAGGATTGCTGATCGCCGTGCCCCTCGCGATCGGGGTCGCCATATTCCTGACCGAGATGTGTCCGCAATTCCTGCGGGGCCCATTAGCTTTTCTTACTGAATTACTGGCAGCAATTCCCAGCGTCGTCTATGGGTTATGGGCAGTATTTGTTCTGGTGCCGATTTTGCGCACGGATGTCAACCCGCTGCTGGCAAGAGTGTTTGGCTGGACCGGCTTCTTTGGTGGCCCGAACTACGGCATCGGCATGCTGGCCGCCGGAGTCATTCTGGCGATTATGATTCTGCCGGTGATCTCCTCTCTCACCCGGGAAGTCATGATCTCGGTTCCCCACTCGCAGCGTGAAGCCGTGCTCGCACTGGGCGCTACCCGGTGGGAAATGATTCGCATGGGCGTGTTACGCAACGCCCGCATCGGCATTGTGGGGTCGATCATACTGGGTCTCGGGCGTGCACTTGGGGAAACCATGGCAGTCACCATGGTGATTGGGAATCGCCCTGAGATTGCAAGATCTCTCTTTGCGCCCGGCTACAGTATGGCCAGCGTCATCGCCAACGAATTCAGCGAAGCCTCGGACGACCTCTATCTCAGCGCGTTGGTCGAGATCGGTCTCGCTCTATTTCTCGTCACGATCGTTGTCAATGCTTTGGCTCGAGTGCTGGTCTGGGCGGTAACGCGGGGTGCTCCGGCCCGCGTCGCATAGAGGCGGAAGCCGGGCAGGCAGCGCTTTCCAACAGTCGAACGGGCTTGATACCTATGGCTACCAGTGTTTACAAGACGGGCACCTACAACCGGATCAGCCGGCAAATCGCGGACCACGCCGCGAGTGTGCTTGCCGTACTGAGCACGGTCATCGTGGTTGCGCCACTGGTGGCGATCTTCGCGTACTTAATTTACAAGGGCGCTAGTTCACTGAATGTGGCATTCTTTACCCAGGTTCCCCGGCCGGTTGGAGAAGCTGGCGGCGGTATGGCGAACGCAATCGCTGGCTCGGGGCTGCTATTGCTGATTGGCAGTGTCCTAGGCGTGCCGATCGGGATTGGCGGGGGGATTTTCCTGGCGGAATTTGGCCGCGGCACGCGGCTTGCCAATGCTGTCCGCTTCACTGCCGACGTGTTGAATGGTGTGCCGTCGATCGTTATGGGCATTGCCGTCTATTCTTTGATCGTTTTGCCCCAGAAACATTTCTCCGCATTCTCTGGTGGCATCGCCCTGGGCATTATGATGATCCCGACGATCACCCGGACCACGGAAGAAATGTTGTTGATGGTGCCTAATTCGATTCGGGAAGCTGCGTTGGGGCTGGGACTGCCGAACTGGCGTTCGGTGCTGTCGATTACCCTGCGAACGGCGTCACCAGGCGTGATTACCGGTTGTATGCTGGCGTTTGCTCGAGTCGCGGGCGAGACGGCTCCGTTGCTGTTCACTGCATTCGGAAACCAGTTCTGGAGTGCGAATCTCGATCAACCTATTGCCGCGCTCCCCCTTCAAATTTTCGTATACGCGATTTCTCCCTATGACGAGTGGCATCGGCTTGCCTGGGCAGGCGCGTTGGTATTGATCGTTCTGATCGTGATTTCCGTTGCGCTGGTACGTTTTGTGACTTCGCGTGGCGTTTTGAAAGGAACCAGCTAGGTGGGTGCCGGAATCCAGGTAACAGGACTGAACGCTTGGTATGGCACCAACCATACTCTGCACGACGTCAATCTGAACATGCCGGCAAACAATGCGACAGCATTGATCGGCCCGTCGGGCTGCGGCAAATCAACCTTTGTCCGCTGCCTCAATCGGATGCACGAAACCAATCCTGGAGCGCGAGTGACCGGCAAGGTCCAGATTGCGGACCTGGACATCTATGCAGACCTGTCGGCGGTCGAGGTGCGACGGCGAGTAGGGATGGTCTTCCAGCGTCCTAACCCTTTTCCGACGATGTCTATTTACGATAATGTCGCCTCGGGGCTCCGGTTGAACGGCTTTAACAATCGGCGGGCGTTGGACGGGATTGTCGAACGATCTTTGAAGGATGCCGCACTCTTTGACGAAGTGAAGGATGATCTCAAGAAGAAGTCCGGCGCCAGTCTTTCCGGCGGCCAACAGCAGCGGCTCTGTATTGCGCGGGCTTTGGCGGTCGACCCGGAAGTCCTGCTGATGGATGAGCCAGCGTCCGCGCTCGATCCGGTTTCAACGGCGAAGATCGAAGACCTGATCTTTCAGTTGAAATCGCAATACACAATCGTCATCGTGACCCATAACATGCAGCAGGCGGCGCGGGTTGCGGAGAACACCGGGTTTTTCCTTAGCGGGAAGATGATCGAGTTCGATGCGACGCACAAAATATTCACGAACCCCAGTGATAAGCGGACTGAGGATTACATCACCGGCCGCTTCGGTTGACCGGGAGCAATGCAGCCGGCCGGGTCTGTTCCCGGCGGCACTCTTCAGTCCATTTAGGACAGCGTAGTATGCAGTAGTCAGTATGTAGGAGCCGAAGTACAGAAGGCGTCATGTGCCAGAGATTAGTTTTGTAGGCTTTTCCTGAGGGATAAAGCCCGTCGTATTCGGTTATTTTGCATTAGATACCTGTACTTCTGCTTCAGCGGGAGAGAGATGTCATGGTACGGCTACGGTTTCAACAGAGCCTTGACGATTTAAAAGAACGGCTGTTGGTCATGGCGGGCATGGCTGAGCAAGCCATTCAACGCGCGATTGAGGCCTATCGTACCCGCGACATGTCTATCTGCGACCTTGTGGATCACGGCGAACAAGCGATTAACCGTTTCGAACGAGAGATCGACCAGATGGCGCTTGATCTGCTCGCCATGGAACAGCCGATGGCCATTGATCTACGGTTCATCCTGGCGGTGATCAAGATTAATGCCGACCTCGAACGAGTTGGTGATGCGGCCAG includes these proteins:
- the pstC gene encoding phosphate ABC transporter permease subunit PstC; the protein is MPGGPPPLSEGSAIRKFLKSRGSSARTDRVFGGVMLVCAMAIFGIVGLILFELIMRSRLSIAKFGISFFFTQAWDPVTGAFGALPFIYGTLVSSFLGLLIAVPLAIGVAIFLTEMCPQFLRGPLAFLTELLAAIPSVVYGLWAVFVLVPILRTDVNPLLARVFGWTGFFGGPNYGIGMLAAGVILAIMILPVISSLTREVMISVPHSQREAVLALGATRWEMIRMGVLRNARIGIVGSIILGLGRALGETMAVTMVIGNRPEIARSLFAPGYSMASVIANEFSEASDDLYLSALVEIGLALFLVTIVVNALARVLVWAVTRGAPARVA
- the pstA gene encoding phosphate ABC transporter permease PstA, translating into MATSVYKTGTYNRISRQIADHAASVLAVLSTVIVVAPLVAIFAYLIYKGASSLNVAFFTQVPRPVGEAGGGMANAIAGSGLLLLIGSVLGVPIGIGGGIFLAEFGRGTRLANAVRFTADVLNGVPSIVMGIAVYSLIVLPQKHFSAFSGGIALGIMMIPTITRTTEEMLLMVPNSIREAALGLGLPNWRSVLSITLRTASPGVITGCMLAFARVAGETAPLLFTAFGNQFWSANLDQPIAALPLQIFVYAISPYDEWHRLAWAGALVLIVLIVISVALVRFVTSRGVLKGTS
- the pstB gene encoding phosphate ABC transporter ATP-binding protein PstB; this encodes MGAGIQVTGLNAWYGTNHTLHDVNLNMPANNATALIGPSGCGKSTFVRCLNRMHETNPGARVTGKVQIADLDIYADLSAVEVRRRVGMVFQRPNPFPTMSIYDNVASGLRLNGFNNRRALDGIVERSLKDAALFDEVKDDLKKKSGASLSGGQQQRLCIARALAVDPEVLLMDEPASALDPVSTAKIEDLIFQLKSQYTIVIVTHNMQQAARVAENTGFFLSGKMIEFDATHKIFTNPSDKRTEDYITGRFG